From Punica granatum isolate Tunisia-2019 chromosome 1, ASM765513v2, whole genome shotgun sequence:
GTCTTACTATTTCATGACATTCATTCAAGAATTAACCCCACAAATGACTCAGCTTCGTGTTCGTGAAAGAAGGGGGACAAGGGACCATTTTGATTCTCGAAAATTGCAGATTTGGCAACCCCATGAGGAGACAACGTACTCTGAGCTATTCATTACGTTCTTGCCTCCTCGAATTTAGCTGCTAGCTATGTTAATTATCGAGTATTTTCTCCTCTAAAaaacttgatatatatatatatatatatattgtcttTGAATATATCGgaaatttatttagaaaatatgGATTCACAATTCATCATTTAAACTTTTGagttatatataatacatcgTTTACTTGTACGCACGTGGTTCAACTCTAGAAGGTTTCTCATCATGTacatgcaaatatatattcgTAAGCGCTCTAATGGATCATGCATAACTGAGCACATAAAACAATCAAATGCACTCAGCAGAATATTATTCAATACATTGTAAGCGATATTCGATCCTTGATGAACAGTTCAAATAAATCGTGATGGAAGGCTTTGTATAACACTGAAGATAGACATTagttcatttttatttcaaatttttacaGATTATTGCTGccattaatttcaaaaatatcaaCTTGCTCACCTCTCAAAAATTCAATATGTTTATGGAGAAAATGGAAGGCGACAAAGAGTATATGGGATGCATGGAAGGAAATCACTTCACGTATTACAGATGGTAAGtccattttttaaagaaaaatttagatgatactttgaatttgaatttacaaaaaaaaaaagaagataaatagAAGGTATAATTAGTAGATAAATAGGACATATGTCTCTATTATATAAGCCGCCTGCAAATATCAGATTCCACGGAATCGcgtaatagatatatatatatatataaaataaagtgACGTATATATTTAGACCACATGCACCTTAACAAGAAATACAACTTTGACAGTCCCCTATGAATTGACAGAACATTAGGAAGATCAGTGCGTGTGCATGAGACGAAGATCGATATGATCTCAGGCAAGAATGTGTACGAGGTGCTCTCGGCGCTGGTCCCGCTGTACATGGCCATGTTCCTTGCCTACGGGTCGGTTCAGTGGTGGGGAGTGTTCACGCCAATGCAGTGTGCTGGGATCAACCGCTATGTGGCCACGTTCGCTGTCCCAGTCCTCGGCTTTAATTTCATCGCTAGCTCAAACCTCTATGAGATCAACTACAAATTCATCGCTGCCGACACCCTCCAGAAGGTAGTCATCCTCCTTGCCCTTGGAGTATGGTCCATGATTGTCTCGGCCAAGCCCATCGGAGGAGGACGCTTCGGCCCCGAGTGGTCCATCACCCTCTTCTCCCTGTCCTCCCTCCCAAACACACTCATCATCGGCATCCCCCTCCTCGAAGCAATGTATGGCAAGCCTGCCGGCATTCTCATGGTCCAGGTGATCGTCTTTCAGAGCGTCATCTGGTATAACCTCCTTCTGCTCCTGTTCGAGTACCGGGCAGCCAAAATTCTCATCAACGAGCGTTTCCCTGGCTCTGTCGGTGAGATTACCTCGATCAGAGTTGACTCGGACGTCATCTCCCTTAGTGGCATTGAACCCCTGGAGACGGATGCTGAGAGGGACGTTGATGGCAGGTTTCATGTCCGGGTGAGGCGGTCTCCATTTGCTTCCTCAAACAACAACTCGTTTCGGTTATCTTCAATCAGGAGCGACACCACGCGAGCGTCAAATCTCAGTGGGGTCGAGATCTACTCAGTACAATCTTCTCCAGTGGGATCAATCTCGAGCTTCCACTATGCAGGCAGAGAGCCGGTGAGCGGGGTGCCTATAAATCCAATGTTTTTATGGAGCGGCACTCAAGGACTAGCTGGAGGATCGGTTAGGAAGCATGAGACGGAGGTGCCGCCTTATATCAGTGGGGCCGGTGGGGCAATCGGACATCCGGGGACCTCCTCCAATGCCTTGGCTGCTCACGAGCCTAGGCCGTTACTGGTGCATCCTACGGTTAATGGTTCATTTGGCGGCTGTGACAACTTCGTCAGGAGCCATTCTTCCTCTGATTTCGATCTTCAACGTCTGGAAGAATTTGGGTCGAAAGGTAACACTAATTAAATTTGGTCGTTGAATGTTGATCACCGATTAAACTAGCATGAATTTCTATCCAACAACAATTCAATTACTCGAATAACTAGGTcgagatatatattttggtaGGACGAAACTACTTGATCGAGAAGTGGGAGGAAAGATCAAATTATGAGGGGAGTGTGAGAGGATCTCGGAAAGTAATCGATGGAGGAGAAGACGGGGAAGGCGGAGGAGAGGCTAGGTTACAACCACCGATCAAGCAAGAAATGCCACCGATGATTGTCATGATGAAGCTTATCCTCCTTATGGTATGGAGGAAGCTCATCCGGAACCCTAACACCTACGCCAGTATCCTTGGTGTAATCTGGTCCCTCGTCTCCAACAAATTCCATGTGAAAATGCCTAAAATCGTCAAGGGATGCATAACCATAATCTCGGACACGGGCCTCGGCATGGCTGTGTTCAGTCTTGGTACGTAATCTGAACctcccaaaaaatatataattaattaccaCACATTTTTCGCAGCACCAGTGGCATATGATCGCGTGATCGGTCTCGTGCCAGACCGATGTTTCTATACATTTTTGAATCCTGATCAACAACTTTATCATTTACATGTGTAGGTTTATTCACGGCATTGCAGCCAAAGATCATTGCATCTGGGAAATTAACGGCGGTGCTGTCAATGGCGGTGAAGTTCTTGCTCGGACCGGCAGTGATGGCCATTACCTCCGCCGCCATCGGCATTCGTGGGAAACTTCTCCGCGTCTCTATTATCCAGGTTAATATTAAAGAAGCTAATTAATCAGATCCTTATTAGATTTATTTCTCGATtaggttaataaaaaaaattaattcaatgaTGATGAAATATCAATCTAGTGCAGGCTGCTCTTCCATTAGGTTTGGTCCCCTTCGTATTCGCCAAGGAATACGACCTCCATCCCGACATAATGAGTACCTCGTAAGCGCATAAAGACacatttttctttatgttccTCTTATTGCCAACTATATATCAGAATTTATCGTCGATTAATCGCATCTTCTAATCTAATCgtaatttctttctttgtttcagGGTGATCTTTGGAATGATCGCTGCGTTGCCCGTTACAATAATCTATCATGTCCTCCTTGAGCTCTAGCATAGTATATAGAAGATGGAAATGACATTTAGCAGAGTGAATCAAATAAAAGTTGATCTTTAATTGTAGCTAGAAATGTTGCCTGCGGCAAGTTAAATAGAAAAGAGATTGTAGTCAGTTGTCCATAAATAGATGGAGACCCTTCTACAAATTTGAGCGGGTTTCGCcttaaaaaaatgtatattacATGATCCACATCGAAAATTTGACTTATGTCAGCATCGATAACACtcaaaaaatcatataaagaATTATATGGCCATATCACATGGAGAGAAAGACCAATTGACTCTAGTACTGGAATTACATGAAACACATTTATAATATGTTGTCGTGTAATTATTGAtaacttttgatttttattttttgatgatAATAGGCCGGATCccaaaagttaaattaaattacacaaaatcgggcaatggaagaagataaTGAATGCCTTCCAGAGATGAATTGAAGTAATGAATGCCACCAAGAAAGGTCCAAAGATTTGCGTGCCAATCAGTAGGCTCACAAATTGCCTTCCttgaaaatatatgaaagctGGACTTGCCACTCCTTTGCGACAAGATGTCTTACCGAATTGACCAGGCTTTGAATACTAGGATTGCATGAGCCAAGAACCAGCAACAAATATTGAACAATCAATTAGTCGACCTCTGCAATGATAGTTCCATAGCCATGTGCCTACGCTAACTCTAACCCGGTTTTGATCCCCCACAGTTCAGGCACTACTGCTGTCGCAATGCCAATGTTTTGCACATAACCAACTAACCAGTGGCCATACAAATCTCGAATAAGTCCACCAGCACCAGATGTCCCTGGATTACCAATGGAAGAGCCATTGAATCTAAAATGgatatttacctaaaatggcccatggtttatccattttgtcaaatctatcatatgctttttttttgtcaaatctatcacatggtttactttttgcatcaaatctattccggcattatcttttccgtcaacatctaatagtcttgctgacgtggcgcccacgtggcaagtgtggtccactatctctccacgtgccacatcagcacggccgttagatgttgacggaaaagataacgctaTGATAGATttaatgcaaaaagtaaaccatgtgatatatttggcaaaaaaaacataggatagatttaacaaaacgggtaaaccatgggccattttaggtaaaaacccataataataataataataataataattttaaaagaaataatataatttttattggaGTAATAATAAAGattatgatgataataattttataagaaATAACATTCTTTATGGTGGGAGTTATGGaagctattattattatcccaTTAATATTAGTGCAATTATAACAACAAGgttaatgatgatgatgataataattttataagaaATAACATTTTTTATGGTGGGAGTTATGGAAGCTTTTATGCATACAAAGAGACggtgaatgaaaattttttggacaaaTGGCATGCAATCATAGTCTCCccagcaattatatattatatatagatagatttggTGAATTGGTAAAATTAGTGAATTTAAtgaaagttattattattattattatttaccaGTCGTTGTTATTTTTATCTCATTAATATTATTGCTATTTTGTCCTCAACAACAACTACAacaacaaaatttttttacgataataataataataataacaataataattttaaaagaaatgatataattttttgtgGGAGTAATAAtatagatgatgatgataataaatttaaaagaaataatattctTTATGATGAGAGTTATGTAAACTTTTGACCACACAAAGAGTCGGTCAATGAGAACATCCCATTAGGAGTTTTTAAACAAATGACATATctatatagatattttttgataattgaaGGGACCGAACCGAAGACctaagtaaaaataaataaataaatgcaaaaaCGAGGAATGGAGGCCATAAACATCAGCAAACAGCAAAGCACCTAGCCCTTACTGACAAATAGACAGCCAAAGAACCCCGACTGGAAAAGAGAACGCATAATTTGTTAATGTGAGTCCGGGTAACGCATGTCCTCTTGCCTAGTTTGTCATTGTAACAAGTTGTCTACTAGACGTAGATATTATCAAATTCTCCTCTTAGTGGAATAAGTTCTTATTATAACAAGTTATTAGGAGGCTCcacatcatcaaaataaatagTAAAGATGTGCATGAATATTGGGTATATCCGAAACTGATTGGAACCTACATATTAGGATATGACCCGAGTAGCtcgttttaaaaatataatagaatatggttattaaaataaggaattAGTGAATTTGCAGCGAGATCGGAGATTTGATTCATTTTCATTGTCTTTTTGTTGATCGGGCTTTCGATTCCCCGGAAAGACAGAATCTTTCCGCCTTCCTAGTTCACCCCTTTTCAGCCTACCTGTGGTATAtcttattttccttctttgcgTAATTATGAATGtaacattttcgattttatttagcgagataaaaaaaaatacaagtcCAACATAATATCCGGAATTTGTGGTATAATATAGGTTATGGGTAGGCTTCGGTTTCAAGACTCAACAGGGTAATGTCCGATtctaaaatcttaaaaattaTCTCTTTACAGGGTAGGATCTaagtatcgtgaaaaaaatagaattctCGGACCTGTGCGtccttaataaataaaatgcacAATGATAAGAAAGATTCCAATGTTGACCAGATAccaaaattttacattttttagaTTAGTTAGAGCTTCCCGTATGTTTTGAATCCATATAGGACATGGACCTTCCTTATTAATTTGTCCTAGTTagatttttctcttcttctctcatTTCGGTAAATTGTAATTTaagtttctcttcttcttctctcttttgaaTCCAGATAGGACATGGACCTTCCTTATTAATTTGTCCTAGTTagatttttctcttcttctctcttttcggTAAGTTGTAATTTAAGATTCTTTAATGTAATTTGCAAAATCATGATTCATAATTAGATTTGGTCATTAATGCCAACAATTAATAGATACCATGCAACGCAACATCTGGTcggagagaagagaggacatatttttttctctttccctAAAATCTATGTTAGATTATTTAccctcccaaaaaaaaaatcgatgtCAGATTTCCTTTAATTGCCtttctttccattttctaACTTTAACAAATCTTCCTTTTGTTCATATTGCCAATTGCCGTAATAGGTTATAGGTAGGTTCCGATTTCAAGATTCAACACGGTAATGTCCGATTATCTTGAAAATTGTCTCTTTACAGGGTAGGATCTaagtatcgtgaaaaaaataaaattctcgaACCTGCACGCCCTTAATAAATAGTATGCACATTGATAACAAAGATTTCAATGTTGACCAGATAccaaaattttacattttcataTTCGATTAGTTCTCATTAGTAGAACTTTTAGTATCTTTTGAATCCATATAGGACATGGACcttctttattaatttgtCCTAGTTagatttttctcttcttctctcttttcggtaaattgtaatttaagtttctcttcttcttgtcTCTTTTGAATCCAGATAGGACATGGACCTTCCTTATTAATTTGTCCTAGTTagatttttctcttcttctctcttttcggTAAGTTGTAATTTAAGATTCTTTAATGTAATTTGCAAAATCATTATTCATAATTAGATTTGGTCATTAATGCCAACAATTAATAGATACCATGCAACGCGACATCTGGTcggagagaagagaggacatatttttttctcttccccTAAAATCTATGTTAGATTATTTATTACCCTCCCAAAAAAAATCGATGTCAGATTTCCTTTAATTGCCtttctttccatttttaaaattaacaatTTGTTCATATTGCTAATTGCCGTAATAGTATGATCGTGCTGATCCTATGAAAGAACATAAGCGCTGATGAAAGgtgggaagagagagagagttgacACTCAAATGGAATGTGATTATGTGACTCAACatattatttccttttccGATCAGACCACGAGGTCGCTTCATTCAAATTAACAATCGAGACTTCTAATTTTCGATCAAATGTCGACTTACCTTGACCGCAACCCAAGGCGTCATTTCGTTTCTGCATGGAAGTGAAGTTCCATCTGTCTTACTATTTCATGACATTCATTCAAGAATTAACCCCACAAATGACTCAGCTTCGTGTTCGTGAAAGAAGAGGGACAAGGGACCATTTTGATTCTCGAAAATTGCAGATTTGGCAACCCCATGAGGAGACAACGTACTCTGAGCTATTCATTACGTTCTTGCCTCCTCGAATTTAGCTGCTAGCTATGTTAATTATCGAGTATTTTCTCCTCGAAAaaacttgatatatatatatatatatatatatatatatatatattgtcttTGAATATATCGgaaatttatttagaaattaTGGATTCACAATTCATCATTTAAACTTTTGagttatatataatacacCGTTTACTTGTACGCACGTGGTTCAACTCTAGAAGGTTTCTCATCATGTacatgcaaatatatattcataagcGCTCTAATGGATCATGCATAACTGAGCACATAAAACAATCAAATGCACTCAGCAGAATATTATTCAATACATTGTAAGCGATATTCGATCCTTGATGAACAGTTCAAATATATCGTGATGTAAGGCTTTGTATAACACTGAAGATAGACATTagttcatttttatttcaaattgttACAGATTATTGCTGccattaatttcaaaaatatcaaCTTGCTCACCTCTCAAAAATTCAATATGTTTATGGAGAAAATGGAAGGCGACAAAGAGTAGGTGGGATGCATGAAAGGAAATCACTTCACATATTACAGATGGTAAGtccattttttaaagaaaaatttagatgatattttgaatttgaatttacaaaaaaaaaaaagaaagaagataaaTAGAAGGTATAATTAGTAGATAAATAGGACAAATGTCTCTATTATATAAGCCGCCTGCAAATATCAGATTCCACGGAATCGCGTAAtaggtgtatatatatatatatatataaaataaagtgACGTATATATTTAGACCGCATGCACCTTAACAAGAAATACAACTTTGACAGTCCCCTATGAATTGACAGAACATTAGGAAGATCAGTGCGTGTGCATGAGACGGAGACCGATATGATCTCAGGCAAGAATGTGTACGAGGTGCTCTCGGCGTTGGTCCCGCTGTACATGGCCATGTTCCTTGCCTACAGGTCAGTTCCGTGGTGGGGAGTGTTCACGCCGATGCAGTGTGCCGAGATCAACCGCTATGTGGCCACGTTCGCTGTCTCGGTCCTCGGCTTTAATTTCATGACTACCTCAAACCTCTACGAGATCAACTACAAATTCATCACTGCCGACACCCTCCATAAGGTAGTAATCCTTCTTGCCCTTGGAGTATGGCCCATGATTGTCTCGGCAAAGCCCATCGGAGGAGGACGCTTCGGCCCCGAGTGGTCCATCACCCTCTTCTCCCTGTCCTCCCTCCCTAACACAATCATTGTCGGCATCCCCCTCCTCGAAGCAATGTATGGCAAGCCTGCCAGCATTCTCATGGTCCAGGTGATCGTCTTTCAGAGCGTCATCTGGTATAACCTCCTTCTGCTCCTGTTTGAGTACCGGGCAGCCAaaattctcatcaatgagcGTTTCCCTGGCTCTGTCGGTGAGATTACCTCGATCAGAGTTGACTCGGACGTCGTATCCCTTAGAGGCACTGAACCCCTGGAGATGGATGCTGAGAGGGACGTTGATGGTAGGTTTCATGTCCGAGTGAGGCGGTCTCCATTTTCTTCCTCAAACAACAACTCGTTTCGGTTATCTTCAATCAGGAGCGACACAACGCGAGCGTCAAATCTCAGTGGGGTCGAGATCTACTCAGTACAATTTTCTCCAGTGGGATCAATCTCGAGCTTCCACTATGCAGGCAGAGAGCCGGTGAGCGGGGTGCCGATGAATCCAATGTTTTTATGGAGCGGCACTCAAGGACTAGCTGGAGGATCGGTTAAGTAGCATGAGACGGAGGTGCCGCCTTATATCAGTGGGGCCGGTGGGgcaatcggacatcggaggaCCTCCTCCAATGCCTCGGCTGCTCACGAGCCTAGGCCGTTACCGATGCATCCTACGGTTAATGGTTCATTTGGCGGCTGTGACAACTTCGTCAGGAGCCATTCTTCCACTTATTTCGATCTTCAACGTCTAGAAGAATTTGGGTTGAAAGGTAACACTAATTAAATTTGATCGTTGAATGTTGATCACCGATTAAACTAGCATGAATTTCTATCCAACAACAATTTAATCACTCGAATAACTAGGTcgagatatatattttggtaGGACGAAACTACTTGATCGAGAAGTGGGAGGAAAGATCAAATTATGAGGGGAGTATGAGAGGAACTCGGAAAGTAATCGATGGAGGAGAAGACGGGGAAGGCGGAGGAGAGGCTAGGTTACAACTACTGATCAAGCAAGAAATACCACCGACGATTGTCATGATGAAGCTTATCCTCCTTTTGGTATGGAGGAAGCTCATCCGGAACCCTAACACTTACGCGAGTATCCTTGGTGTAATCTGGtccattttttaaagaaaaatttagatgacattttgaatttgatttgaatttacaaaaaaaaacagagaagaTAAATAGAAGGTATAATTAGTAGATAAATAGGACAGATGCCTCGATTATATAAGCCGCTTGCAAATATCAGATTCCACGGAATCGCGtgataggtatatatatatatatatatataaaataaactgacatatatatttagacTGCATGCACCTTAACAAGAAATACAACTTTGACAGTCCCCTATGAATTGACAGAACATTAGGAGGATCAATGCGTGTGCATGAAACGGAGATCGATATGATCTCAGACAAGAATGTGTACGAGGTGCACTCGGCGCTGGTCCCACTGTATATGGCCATGTCCCTTGCCTACGGGTCAGTTCAGTGGTGGGGAGTGTTCACACCGATGCAGTGTGCCGGGATCAACCGCTATGTGGCCACGTTCGCTGTCTCGGTCCTCGGCTTTAATTTCATCGCTACCTCAAACCACTACGAGATCAACTACAAATTCATCGCTGCCAACACCCTCCATAAGGTAGTCCTCCTCCTTGCCCTTGGAGTATGGTCCATGATTGTCTCGGCCAAGCCCATCGGAGGAGGACGCGTCGGCCCCGTGTGGTCCATCACCCTCTTCTCCCTGTCCTCCCTCCCTAACACACTCATTGTCGGCATCCACCTCCTCGAAGCAATGTATGGCAAGCCTGCCGGCATTCTCATGGTCCAGGTGATCGTCTTTCGGAGCGTCGTCTGGTATAACCTCCTTCTGCTCCTGTTCGAGTACCGGGCAGCCAAAATTCTCATCAACGAGCATTTCCCTGGCTCTGTCGCTGAGATTACCTCGATCAGAGTTGACTCGGACGTCGTCTCCCTTAGCGGCATTGAACCCCTGGAGACGGATGCTGAGAGGGACGTTGATGGCAGGTTTCATGTCCGGGTGAAGCGGTCTCCATTTGCTTCCTCAAACAACAACTCGTTTCGGTTATCTTCAATCAGGAGCGACACCACGCGAGCGTCAAATCTCAGTGGGGTCGAGATCTACTCAGTACAATCTTCTCCAGTGGGATCAATCTCGAGCTTCCACTATGCAGGCAGAGAGCCGGTGAGCGGGGTGCCGATAAATCCAATGTTTTTATGGAGCGGCACTCTAGGACTGGCTGGAGGATCGGTTAGGAAGCATGAGACGGAGGTGCCGCCTTATATCAGTGGGGCCGGTGGGgcaatcggacatcggaggaCCTCCTCCAATGCCTCGGCTACTCACGAGCCTAGGCCGTTACCGATGCATCCTACGGTTAATGGTTCATTTGGCGGCTCTGACAACTTCGTCAGGAGCCATTCTTCCTCTGACTTCGATCTTCAACGTCTAGAAGAATTTGGGTCGAAAGGTAACACTAATTAAATTTGATCGTTGAATGTTGATCACCGATTAAACTAGCATAAATTTCTATCCAGCAACAATTCAATCACTCGAATAACTAGGTcgagatatatattttggtaGGAGGAAACTACTTGATCGAGAAGTGGGGGGAAAGATCAAATTATGAGGGGAGTGTGAAAGGATCTCGGAAAGTAATCGATGGAGGAGAAGACGGGGAAGGCGGAGGAGAGGCTAGGTTACAACCACCGATCAAGCAAGAAATGCCACCGACGATTGTCATGATGAAGCTTATCCACCTTTTGGTATGGAGGAAGCTTATCCGGAACCCTAACACTTACTCCAATATCCTTGGTGTAATCTGGtccattttttaaagaaaaatttagatgatattttgaatttgaatttgcaaaaaaaaaaagagaagataaATAGAAGGTATAATTAGTAGATAAATATGACAGATGTCTCGATTATATAAGCCGCTTGCAAATATCAGATTCGATGGAATCGCGTgataagtatatatacatatatatatatatataaaataaagtgACGTATATATTTAGACCGCATGCACCTTAACAAGAAATACAACTTTGACAGTTCCCTATGAATTGACAGAACATTAGGAAGATCAGTGCGTGTGCATGAGACGGAGA
This genomic window contains:
- the LOC116207486 gene encoding auxin efflux carrier component 2-like; translated protein: MISDKNVYEVHSALVPLYMAMSLAYGSVQWWGVFTPMQCAGINRYVATFAVSVLGFNFIATSNHYEINYKFIAANTLHKVVLLLALGVWSMIVSAKPIGGGRVGPVWSITLFSLSSLPNTLIVGIHLLEAMYGKPAGILMVQVIVFRSVVWYNLLLLLFEYRAAKILINEHFPGSVAEITSIRVDSDVVSLSGIEPLETDAERDVDGRFHVRVKRSPFASSNNNSFRLSSIRSDTTRASNLSGVEIYSVQSSPVGSISSFHYAGREPVSGVPINPMFLWSGTLGLAGGSVRKHETEVPPYISGAGGAIGHRRTSSNASATHEPRPLPMHPTVNGSFGGSDNFVRSHSSSDFDLQRLEEFGSKGGNYLIEKWGERSNYEGSVKGSRKVIDGGEDGEGGGEARLQPPIKQEMPPTIVMMKLIHLLVWRKLIRNPNTYSNILGVIWSIF
- the LOC116197530 gene encoding auxin efflux carrier component 2-like, giving the protein MISGKNVYEVLSALVPLYMAMFLAYGSVQWWGVFTPMQCAGINRYVATFAVPVLGFNFIASSNLYEINYKFIAADTLQKVVILLALGVWSMIVSAKPIGGGRFGPEWSITLFSLSSLPNTLIIGIPLLEAMYGKPAGILMVQVIVFQSVIWYNLLLLLFEYRAAKILINERFPGSVGEITSIRVDSDVISLSGIEPLETDAERDVDGRFHVRVRRSPFASSNNNSFRLSSIRSDTTRASNLSGVEIYSVQSSPVGSISSFHYAGREPVSGVPINPMFLWSGTQGLAGGSVRKHETEVPPYISGAGGAIGHPGTSSNALAAHEPRPLLVHPTVNGSFGGCDNFVRSHSSSDFDLQRLEEFGSKGRNYLIEKWEERSNYEGSVRGSRKVIDGGEDGEGGGEARLQPPIKQEMPPMIVMMKLILLMVWRKLIRNPNTYASILGVIWSLVSNKFHVKMPKIVKGCITIISDTGLGMAVFSLGLFTALQPKIIASGKLTAVLSMAVKFLLGPAVMAITSAAIGIRGKLLRVSIIQAALPLGLVPFVFAKEYDLHPDIMSTSVIFGMIAALPVTIIYHVLLEL
- the LOC116207476 gene encoding auxin efflux carrier component 2-like — encoded protein: MISGKNVYEVLSALVPLYMAMFLAYRSVPWWGVFTPMQCAEINRYVATFAVSVLGFNFMTTSNLYEINYKFITADTLHKVVILLALGVWPMIVSAKPIGGGRFGPEWSITLFSLSSLPNTIIVGIPLLEAMYGKPASILMVQVIVFQSVIWYNLLLLLFEYRAAKILINERFPGSVGEITSIRVDSDVVSLRGTEPLEMDAERDVDGRFHVRVRRSPFSSSNNNSFRLSSIRSDTTRASNLSGVEIYSVQFSPVGSISSFHYAGREPVSGVPMNPMFLWSGTQGLAGGSVK